The following nucleotide sequence is from Glycine max cultivar Williams 82 chromosome 9, Glycine_max_v4.0, whole genome shotgun sequence.
CTgtatatgaattttataaacaaacaaAGGAGGTCTCAAACTATTGAAGCATCAACTAATTTGAGTATCAATATATCTTTGCAAGCATCTCATTCACCCATAAGCTATGAAACACGGACACCCCAGTTTCTTGCCGTGTCCGGTGTCCGACACGCGTCCATGTCAGTGTCTGACATCGACACGACACCCGTACTACGTtctatattttggacattacaGGTGTCCATGTGTCTTTGTCCGTATCGTATCCGGTGTCCGTGTCGGTGTCGATGCTTCATAGCCCATAAGATCCATCACACCATAAGATCGGAGGAATACAAACCACAAGAAAAGGGTGTCTAATTACATCCTAAATCTTTGCTCATAcattatacaaatattaaactaatatatatatatatatattttatcaattgcttatttatttttggaagaattaaaagtgtgtttgaattaacattaaaaacacattaaatgaaaaaattacgcATTTCATCGCAAAAATTTCAAGcaattatattataactttTATCTGAAAGTCTGTTGATATTCAATTCAACAGCTTGCCAAACACACACTTAGTTGATGATACAAAGTATATATATCATTAGGGTATACTAATGGAAGATAGATGTGCTTGAAATGAATGGAGATCCAATATATGcaccaaaataaatatattttctaatatataaaacaattttatttataatacaccAACACAATCAATTCGTAGTATCTTTGCTCCACTAGGCGAAATGCAAAATTGAATTTCTCTAGTGTCACAGCAAAGAGTCCACTATTCCCCTGTAGTTTATCTACAGTCCTACTTCAGGGTCTTCTTTGTTGATGCCATTATCATTGTTCCCttgaaatttgatatatttatacCACCTAGCCATTAGTACATAAATTACAAGGTCTGCTGCAGTGAGTGCTGCTAAGAGGAAGTAAAACATATCCAAATGTCCTTTGTTCAAGTTTCCTGGGATCCATCCTGGCATCTCATCAGTGGCAGAAATCTTCATCACAATTGCAACAAGCAAGCTACTAACGTAGTTTCCTAGTGATATTGAAGTCATGCAAAGTGCACTACCAAAGCTCTTTAATCCATCAGGTGTTTGTGCATTGAAGAACTCTAATTGACCCACATACATGAAAACCTCTGATGCTCCCACAAGCACATATTGTGGCACTTGCCAAAATATGGAAAGCGAACTAGACCCTTCACATTCATTGCAATCTTCTATTGCATTCTTTAGCCTAAAGTGTTCTACCAATCCTGCTGAGACCATGGCCATAATTGCTAGGACTAGGCCAATTCCCATCCTTTGAAGCTCAGTGAGTCCTTTTGATTTCATTGTTCTAGCCACGAGAGGGTCGAGAACTCGCCTATAAATGAAGATGACAACAGCTACACTTAGAATGTCAAAGGTGGACATGCTTGCTGGAGGAATGTGGAACCTTGAAATTCTGGTGTCCATGGCATCACCTTGCTCCACAAAAAGTGACGCCATTTGAGCAAAAACAACTGAGTACAATATGGTGCATAGCCAAATTGGGAGTAGTCTTAGTATGCATTTCACTTCTTCTACTTGTGTCACAGTGGATAGATACCATGGACTGCATTTACTCTCTTCCATTTGTTTGAAATTCTTTGATGTGATAAATGCTGCTTTGTCTAAGAACCTACAAAATCAATGAAAATCCCATCAGTTAGTCGCTAACATATACCAATTCTTTAAAAAACGAATTGGACTGTACTAGCACTCTATACTCTTATATTTTAGAAGGAACATCTTAATAAATggtaatttaaatttgttaaaatactTTTAAGGGTATAACTTGttaaaacagaaaaattaaaaattatacagcCGTACAGCTATTGTTCTACTTCtttcatcaaaattaatattttattttaataagcaccgtcccttttctttttgtataaGATAAACAATTTTTGTTGAAATAGAAGAGGATCACTGTTCCAGATAAAACTCTCCCACTATTTAACGCGTTGCATATTCTGTGTTCAAACTTTAAAGAATTAGTTAAACGGGAACAATTCTATGCCATTGATCCACTCATTTTGGTGAATGATGATCACTATGCACTTTAGTTATTActatgaaatattaattttgataagaGAATTTCACAAAATTGCTATATTGAGATGAAATATCAGTTTTAATTAGTAAACCCAATTTATCTGAGAGAGGGGGAGAAAGAGAATTATAAGCATACCTGAATCCTTCGGTGTGGAGCATTTTTCTCCCTTCATTGGTTGAGAATTCATCAACCTCGTAAAGTTTATCATCTTGTAGCACCTTGGCCTTCCATTTTCTTGTAGCAGCCACAAAAACTTGGCAAAATCTAGGAAGAGGGTTTCCATTAGGCTTAAAGTATCTATACCTTCGTGTGCcacaaagaaacaaaatcaatgCCAGAGCAGCAGAGCCAGCTGAAGCCCAGAACCCCAAAGTCCATAGTCCATCATCCTCAAAATAATTCAATATGGTGTTGGAGAAGAGTGACCCAATGTTCAAAGCCAAATAAAAATAGctgaaaaatacaatttttgaaTGTTGTTCCCTGGGATCTCCTTCATCAAATTGATCAGCCCCAAATGTAGCAATGTTAGGTTGGTATCCTCCATTTCCTAGAGCTATTAGGTATATGGAAACATAGAATAAAATCGTTTGGTATGATGAGTGTGATCCACATGGTAACTCTTTATTTCCACAACCACTAGGCTTCAGTAGAAATATGTAAGATGATAGTGATAATGACACCAAACCCTGTTACGTAGAACATAATAACTCATGAACAAAAATGATATTGGAAATATATTAACAATGAATATTAGtctctttattctttttaagagaaatgaatattattctcaaattaaaatgctttagattgaaaatttgtttttacattatgaatttattttatcaagaaaataatggaaagtaaattaaattggCTTACATTATGTTTACTAGTTTTGAGGGTAGTAGATTTATCGAGTGTTATATattatccttaattttattatttatcatttttaaaaataaaaatctatttaactttcattttaaatttctaaaaataatattaataactatttttcaattaaacatTACCATAAAATCAAGgtaataaataagagaaataaagaacatacaaaaaacttataaacattttttaattgtaattttaaaattaattacttttctttttaaaatataaacaaccgattaaaaaatataaaaaaataataaatatggcATGGTAAGGACTAAGGAATTATTTGTGTTATGAATTATTTACTAAGGTTGGATAAAATCCTaactatttaatatttacaaagtaaaaataaatacaaaatggtTCTATAATTGTTATATGTAAACTTCTTATAGAGTTTATTATCAATAAAGATATGTTTTGTACCAACAACATGAAAATGGAATGAACATTCCCACAATCAAGAGAAGGATGAAACACAGGACCAAATTATTTCCTTAGGTAGGACCTAATGGTGGCcccatatatatacttataaattTGAAAGCGTATGACACATATCATTTTCCATATCGACAGCGCCGAGTAGCATCACACTGTAACCACAAACACTGCCACAAGATGTCTTACTCCACTCTCCAATGTTGACATTATCATTAGAGGTATTTGCAAGCCATGAAGTTATATTAATTTGTCTTTCAGTATTCTAAATTCAATTagatatttcttaaaaaaatgagcTTAGCCATAAACACGAAAAAATCCGACAGCATATGATGCTAATTAACATTGAATCGTATTAGTCCAAAAAGTTAGATCATTAATTAGATGCTAGCTTCTGTATACAATATGGATAACTTACAATAACAAATATGACCTGGAAGATGGCACAGGTCATATACCTTCCCCAGTAAGAGTCACTAAGAAAGGCTCcaagaagagagaagaggtAAACCGTCCCTGTCCACTTGCTCACACTGTTGGCTGCTTCAGCATTATCTTGACCCATCACTCTCGTCAAAAACAGTACCAAATTCACTCCAACTCCAAAGAATGCCAAAGTAGCAAGCCCTTGATTCACTATTAGAGTACGCAATTAACCAAGTaaactaataaatatatcactcatcaatcacattttcttaaaatatcagatacataaaattaaatataaattatgctatatatatatatatatatatatatatatatacatatattagaTTAGAAGAAAATTAAGACTTTTATAATGTGAACaacttttttattactttaatatatgtttaaaaatgGCATAGATATCATTAgataaggataatttttttttaaaaaaaactttctaatttatttatgaatttttattataacttttataattttaatttaatttaaaataaaataggcaCACGGAGATAAggagagttttaaaaaaaaatctacgcTGTGATTAATTGTGGATGATAttcaaagaagagaagaaaaaaaaatgtaaataatgaaGTAATAGAGAGAGTAAGGAAAATGAGAATTTCACTTCTACTTGTGTACTCTAATTTATAAAtagagaatatatataatttattggtTGTATAGTTGAAGAGTTGAGTGATATATACCTAAAATCAAAATTGCAGCAACCCAGTCACCCGTTTTCTTTCGAACTGCAGGATGACCATGGCTATCAATAGCTCCATCGGATGTGCAAACCTGGTGCTCCTTATTAATCTTTTCTTCCATTGTGTCCTGAAATATTTAGtcataagaaaatcaaatattataatagtACGTTATTACAGTTTTATCGCAATTCTTGCTAAATTACAACCTAGAGTTTATTTTATCATACTATCaactaatatataaaaaatcatcttaagtataattattaaaaaacagtaaatttatcatatatatagcAACCTTTGATAATCAATacattataaacaaattaaatcagcaaaaagaaaaaatatgctGGAAAAAGTGAgcatattgttttatttttcaaggaagtgtATTATTGTTGGAACATGTTCTTTTCATCTTAAGCACCGGACATTTTCCTCCATCTCTTGCATGTGCATTGAGACATGTTCAATAAAGTAGGAAAGTAATAAAAACTTTGATCATAAATTAACTTAACGATGAAGTCATATATAAGCAATCCATGATCACGATATTGCAAgcaaaaatatcttgaaaagaTCAGTTGGACATGAGAGGCAGCAAGATTATTAAAAGATCGACCAGATTCATTGTTGAGGGAGAATACATTGAATAAATAGGTTATATATTATCTCTTTACACGTGGAGGAGTTGGAATATTTAGGGAATGCAAGATCACGATTCACTGATAAGTATTGGTTAGTTTGATATTTTAAgagataatattattcaataaatatatacaacaacttatataaaataagagagataattaagaaaaaaaatatgatggatgatatatatatatatatatatatatatatatatatatatatatatatataatatggagaaaaatagaaagaaaaaatattattgcatgaattattatataattatattgtatgaatatgatatttcatattttaatatttagctacttgtcaccttttttttttcaattggcaATAAATTTCACGTGCATCATGTAAGTGTCATAATTGTATATATTACGCATAAAGGCAAAACCCAGCACAAGACTTTGCTGCCCTCCAGATTTTAGGAGCCTTTTGAAGTTTCAATATAACTAACTATATAACACATGTGGCACGTACTCACAGAGTGGTATACATGCCATCATATTAATCAGGATATATATTTAAAGGGATAAAATTTAGATGTtctttagatatttttatattatttctaattaaaattggaaTTTACTTTACTAATATGCACAATATAATTCAGCACTTAACGttgtcatttaattttcaaGGAAAATCTACCTCTATTTgtgattaaaaaacattaactctaaaaatacttaaaatagttacatctaattaaatttttttcttttagaaattgGGGAGCTTTCACAGTTCCCATTCATGTGTGCATTTAATCAAagcaaaagagaaataaaataaaataaaggatcGGAGGAGATAAATAAGTACTCACTGGTGAGGATAATTAAACTCAACTAGAAGATAAACCGATGAGGATGATCTCCTCCCTAGCTATAAAACCTTATTTACCAGGATAAAAGAAAacacgaaaaaaataaaatggaaaataacACTAACTAACCTTTCTAAGAAAATACAAACAACCCATTAATTACTGGGACTAATCTTGCAAGAAGAAGAACTGAACGATTGGAAGCGTCGATGAAGAGATTTTGAATAAATGAATTTGATTGATAACAAGAGGTATCTGCATGTAGGTATGGGCATGTATATATAGAAGTTGGGTGGAGATTTAATGGCTAGGATTTACACGTAGAAAGTGACAGATAAATTAAAGAGGGTGTCTCTTGCCGTTTCACAGGAAAATTTTGAAGAAACGTGATAAAGTTTGATACATATCACTTACTAACAACATATCACAATCATTATGAATTTGATAGAGTATCACGTTTTGGGTGTACTCTAATTAGGAAAGCTGTCACTGATAATTACATATTTGAAACATGCGTGCCCAACATTCAAAATGtacttatataattatttacctttacaattaacttttttttaattattattatttttatctagagcacatatattttatatttttttagagacaattttattttaatcagatagaattattataatatttttaaatatttaacttaattatatattcagaatttgaaatatttaattaagttggAATAACTCATATCGGATGTATGTGCTAATaaagttatatttattaattataacaaaCTAGCTGAGAGATAAAGTTTATcatgataataaatatattttaaaaagtattattacTATAAAAGTAAGAATCAGGTCTAAGACATTTAAGATTGAATTTTAATGAtaacaaaacaaacatgtataaataaaaacaaatatttttaagtagATTGTATCGTCTCATTGTTTCGTCTAAGTAGAAGACAACTTGATGTGTCTAATAAGCTTCATCCATCACTTAACTTTAAACTTCGTCTCTTGCATGATTGTTCATTGTACAAGAATGTTATCAAGAGCCAAGACTACTTCAAGGCATTCAAACAGATAAGTAACTTGGTGTATCCAAAAAACCTGAAGCTCATAGTCTTatccaaaagaaacaaaagatagagtttatcaatttttttgcaTCTCGAAGAATGTAGCtgacacacacaaaaaaagtagacgataaattatacattaaaaacaaaagttgGGATATGTGTGCACAAATACGGAAGCCTTTATCTATAGCATTAATTAACAAAGTACAGAAAGAGAATATAAAAACACTAATTATCTTAATATCcttatcaaaatgaaaaaaaataaaaattaatacacaTTAACATTCGTTTCGAAGAAGGGGAAGAAGCTCATAACAAGTCTTAGAGTTGCCCATAAAAgcctaaaaaatcaacatattaCAAAGATCGAACAGAATGAAAAACTTGCATTTATTACCgtcatttattttcaattaattattgaatattataGTATCATTTATCTCAAATTAACTAATGATAATCTAGAGTTATCTATTACTTCAAATTTCTATAGTTAAAGTTAAATATGAAaagacttattaaaaaaataatatttggttgTGGAGCCTGAGAGCTAATTTCTTCAACCAAGTACAATATGATTGAAAGAATTAATACAGGCAACACAATTTAATGAACCTTTTATATATACTCTATTTATATACTTTACTTTAGCCCTTTAGCCATATACAGTAGATGTAGAATCTCCAACAAAAATCTCcacacataatatatatatatatatatatatatatatatatatatatatatatatatcaagagtTAAGGTTACAAGTACAAGAGGAACCCAGCTGAAGTTTGTATTATATCATTTTGTATTTagggttatttataaataatatcattttaaaagaacttcggttcatttatgttttaatataatAGCCATAATTACTGAAAGGAAATATGGTGCAAGTTACGTATCAGTGTAAGGACCTGGCTTATGtcttcataattaaaaaaattagcttaGCAAacgaaacaaacaaaattattgttTGGAGAAgcttataaattaagaaaaattcattttggAATGCTTCCTATGTGCAACTTGTGCAAACTATGCAATTGTTTGGGTGCAGTTGCGCCTTTAGCGTGGAATATTGTCGATGGAGCACACCATGCTATGAGCTAGATATTCCATTTAAGACACTATGAGCTGGATCGCAGTTAAATAAAGTTGCGTAGGACAATGTTGAAACGTGTATCTAATTGTATATATACTATATAGGAATGTTCCAAGTGCCATACAAATATTTTCATCATACCTAAAAATATACCATTTACTTATTAAATAGCTATTTAGAAGATATACAACAACTAGAATTATTCAAAAGTCTTACAAATTCATGTTGTGTTTGAAatcagtaaaaataaaaactgtttGCACCCAAAATCTAGAATCGACTTATTTCAAACcaatttgatgatttgaataaaaattaaaacatatataaaatttatgataaaatataaactttgatttaaaaattaaatttattgtatgcatatttaaagataaatcaaattaattttatattaataacataatttattactCTTAATTATGGCAAGTTATATAAATTAAGTAATGAAGGTAACTAAGatcaattaatgaaattaatatctCAGAAAGACAAAATTAACGAgttcaaaaatatttctactaataacataattttgtcaacttggctttttttttttctctctctctctaacttTCAGCATTTCTATTCTATCTTTTCTTTCCACCCCCAATCTctttgttttaagtttttcttctttaatttccaattTGAGAACTTAAGTCAAAGCTTTGAGCTTGACACAGTGCAGACGAAGTCAGAGTCATCCTGAAAATTGGGTTGAAACTAAGCAAAATGTTAGGTTGACTGTGTCCAAATTGGCTTTTAGTATATATGAACTGTGAAAGACACGCGTGCCATATTCAATTGGCATACGTCTTATATTACTTTATTGTGCAATTAGTTGTCAAAAGCGAAAAGCGTTGCTTTTTATAAGTGGCGCAGCTTGCTTATATTGTAGAAATGAATATGCTAATATCAGCGATAACTTATGCTGCTTATCATTTTGCAGACATACAAATCTGCCTTTTCAAAGCTTTCAAGCAGGGCGGCTTAAGTAATAGGATTTAATTTAGAACCAAATTGCCACATGTGGGTTTTACACTGTTCAATAAAATGGaatgaaaagaaatgaaagtgtgaagaataaaaagagatgaaaaaagTAAGAAGAGAGTTAGGTTATTTGTTTGATgtgaaaaagattaaaaaatagataaagtatttaaattaaagtgatttagtatataagaaaaaaacaaaaaataatcatttattcaATTCCCATTTTACTCCAACTAAAAagaattcacttttttttctatgaaaactctctctctctctcttttttttcaaaatgaacAAGCTTATATACGATTATGCCTCCTAATTGATCATGTCTTCATGCCTAAGGCATAATCGATTATTTGCAGTAAAAAAAGTTACCATAAGCATATAATTGATTATGCCCAAGTTAAGGCATAATCCATTATGCGCCTTTacagttttattatattaatattttagttataatgttcttttcaaaaaaccgaaaaatataattgaaacaaTAGTGAATAAAATCATACCGCCTCTTGTAGATTAACACGTGAGTTTTTTTTagcttaattaataatttagagTTTATAAAATAGAGGATAAAAGATGTTAAGTAGCCAGGAgttaataaaatgaaatcaaataagACAGACCTTAAATTAGGctttacaattaattaaaagaatatatgaaacTGA
It contains:
- the LOC100793860 gene encoding protein NRT1/ PTR FAMILY 7.3 isoform X2 yields the protein MEEKINKEHQVCTSDGAIDSHGHPAVRKKTGDWVAAILILVNQGLATLAFFGVGVNLVLFLTRVMGQDNAEAANSVSKWTGTVYLFSLLGAFLSDSYWGRYMTCAIFQVIFVIGLVSLSLSSYIFLLKPSGCGNKELPCGSHSSYQTILFYVSIYLIALGNGGYQPNIATFGADQFDEGDPREQHSKIVFFSYFYLALNIGSLFSNTILNYFEDDGLWTLGFWASAGSAALALILFLCGTRRYRYFKPNGNPLPRFCQVFVAATRKWKAKVLQDDKLYEVDEFSTNEGRKMLHTEGFRFLDKAAFITSKNFKQMEESKCSPWYLSTVTQVEEVKCILRLLPIWLCTILYSVVFAQMASLFVEQGDAMDTRISRFHIPPASMSTFDILSVAVVIFIYRRVLDPLVARTMKSKGLTELQRMGIGLVLAIMAMVSAGLVEHFRLKNAIEDCNECEGSSSLSIFWQVPQYVLVGASEVFMYVGQLEFFNAQTPDGLKSFGSALCMTSISLGNYVSSLLVAIVMKISATDEMPGWIPGNLNKGHLDMFYFLLAALTAADLVIYVLMARWYKYIKFQGNNDNGINKEDPEVGL
- the LOC100793860 gene encoding protein NRT1/ PTR FAMILY 7.3 isoform X1, yielding MGCLYFLRKDTMEEKINKEHQVCTSDGAIDSHGHPAVRKKTGDWVAAILILVNQGLATLAFFGVGVNLVLFLTRVMGQDNAEAANSVSKWTGTVYLFSLLGAFLSDSYWGRYMTCAIFQVIFVIGLVSLSLSSYIFLLKPSGCGNKELPCGSHSSYQTILFYVSIYLIALGNGGYQPNIATFGADQFDEGDPREQHSKIVFFSYFYLALNIGSLFSNTILNYFEDDGLWTLGFWASAGSAALALILFLCGTRRYRYFKPNGNPLPRFCQVFVAATRKWKAKVLQDDKLYEVDEFSTNEGRKMLHTEGFRFLDKAAFITSKNFKQMEESKCSPWYLSTVTQVEEVKCILRLLPIWLCTILYSVVFAQMASLFVEQGDAMDTRISRFHIPPASMSTFDILSVAVVIFIYRRVLDPLVARTMKSKGLTELQRMGIGLVLAIMAMVSAGLVEHFRLKNAIEDCNECEGSSSLSIFWQVPQYVLVGASEVFMYVGQLEFFNAQTPDGLKSFGSALCMTSISLGNYVSSLLVAIVMKISATDEMPGWIPGNLNKGHLDMFYFLLAALTAADLVIYVLMARWYKYIKFQGNNDNGINKEDPEVGL